A region of Pyxidicoccus parkwaysis DNA encodes the following proteins:
- a CDS encoding saccharopine dehydrogenase family protein: protein MSKSSAEFDVIVWGATGFTGRLVAEYLAKTQDAHRARWALAGRDLKKLEEVRRALATLVPACAELPLLVADAKDPASLDALVTRTRVVCTTVGPYAKYGNELVAACARAGTDYCDLTGEVQWMRRMIDAHHEQARATGARIVHTCGFDSIPSDLGVLMMQEYMREKHGGHLGSVRLYMGPMRGGASGGTVASLLQALEEVDADRSVRRVLVNPHALDPDPRQPRNPAERDLATVRYSQEVGQWTGPFVMASVNTRVVRRSHALLGFPWGRDFLYTEVASFGAGVKGLARATSMTAGLGGFLVALQVKPLRGLLESKVLPAPGQGPSAEAREKGFFVAQLLGEGKSPRTGLEVKLKGKVAAQGDPGYAATARMLSEAALCLAFDANPTQGGVLTPSSSMGMRLVERLRKVGMTFEVQEQAA from the coding sequence ATGAGCAAGTCCTCCGCCGAATTCGACGTCATCGTGTGGGGTGCCACGGGCTTCACCGGGCGCCTCGTCGCCGAGTACCTCGCGAAGACGCAGGACGCCCACCGCGCACGGTGGGCCCTGGCGGGACGCGACCTCAAGAAACTCGAGGAGGTGCGCCGGGCGCTCGCCACGCTGGTGCCCGCGTGCGCGGAGCTGCCGCTGCTGGTGGCGGATGCGAAGGACCCGGCCTCGCTGGACGCGCTGGTGACGCGCACGCGCGTGGTGTGCACCACCGTGGGGCCGTACGCGAAATACGGCAACGAGCTGGTGGCCGCGTGCGCCCGCGCCGGCACGGACTACTGTGACCTGACGGGCGAGGTGCAGTGGATGCGGCGGATGATTGACGCGCACCACGAGCAGGCCCGAGCGACGGGCGCGCGCATCGTCCACACGTGCGGCTTCGACTCGATTCCGTCGGACCTGGGCGTGCTGATGATGCAGGAGTACATGCGCGAGAAGCACGGCGGGCACCTGGGCTCCGTGCGCCTCTACATGGGGCCGATGCGCGGAGGCGCCAGTGGCGGCACAGTGGCCAGTCTCCTCCAGGCGCTGGAGGAGGTGGACGCGGACCGCTCGGTGCGGCGCGTGCTCGTCAACCCGCATGCGTTGGACCCGGACCCGCGCCAGCCGCGCAACCCGGCCGAGAGAGATTTGGCGACGGTGCGCTACAGCCAGGAAGTGGGGCAGTGGACGGGCCCCTTCGTCATGGCCTCGGTGAACACGCGCGTGGTGCGGCGCAGCCATGCGCTGCTCGGCTTCCCGTGGGGCCGCGACTTCCTCTACACGGAGGTGGCCAGCTTCGGCGCCGGCGTGAAGGGACTGGCGCGAGCCACCAGCATGACGGCGGGCCTGGGCGGGTTCCTCGTCGCGCTGCAGGTCAAGCCGCTGCGCGGGCTGCTGGAGTCGAAGGTGCTGCCCGCGCCGGGGCAGGGCCCGTCCGCCGAGGCGCGCGAGAAGGGCTTCTTCGTGGCGCAGCTCCTGGGCGAGGGGAAGTCGCCGCGCACCGGCCTCGAGGTGAAGCTGAAGGGCAAGGTGGCGGCGCAGGGAGACCCGGGCTACGCGGCCACTGCGCGCATGCTCTCCGAGGCCGCGCTGTGCCTCGCCTTCGACGCCAACCCGACGCAGGGCGGGGTGCTCACTCCGTCCTCGTCCATGGGCATGCGGCTGGTGGAGCGGCTGCGCAAGGTGGGCATGACGTTCGAGGTGCAGGAACAGGCCGCCTGA
- a CDS encoding lanthionine synthetase C family protein: MTARARDAGMRRTVSWKPLLEGAEREAALRVVGHILEDLPRFPVQGPLAASLMRGQTGLAILFAYHARAFPGSPSADKAEALLEEATEALATTTLLPDLYDGFPGIAWALQHVRGTPESPDEDPLTDIDAALAEFLQTRPWTHRYDLVSGLAGLGAYALERLPRPGARQCLEQVVARLGELAEPVEDGVRWKTPPWHIAEEARAHYPQGGFNLGVAHGIPAVLGVLAEAVAAGVAEPSARKLLQGGWTWLMRQRAPDDAAARFPTRLDANGEPHGWPGRPAWCYGDPGIALTLHGIARAVGNADWEREALALCRESVERWSRTELVRDACLCHGAAGLAHLYNRLFQTTGERIFEDAARRWLHHALSLRKPDVGIGGFQTLESAPGGGEEWTDLPGLLAGATGIALVLLAVATPVEPGWDRLLLMSPPPFAPARS, encoded by the coding sequence ATGACAGCGAGAGCGAGGGACGCGGGCATGCGGCGGACGGTGAGCTGGAAACCCCTGCTGGAGGGAGCGGAGCGCGAGGCCGCCCTGCGCGTGGTGGGGCACATCCTCGAGGACCTTCCCCGCTTCCCGGTGCAGGGCCCCCTGGCCGCCTCCCTCATGCGAGGCCAGACGGGCCTGGCCATCCTCTTCGCCTACCACGCGCGCGCGTTTCCGGGCTCCCCCTCGGCTGACAAAGCCGAAGCACTGCTGGAAGAAGCCACCGAGGCCCTGGCCACCACCACGCTGCTGCCTGATTTGTATGACGGTTTCCCGGGCATCGCCTGGGCCCTCCAGCACGTGCGGGGAACGCCCGAGTCACCGGACGAGGACCCGCTCACGGACATCGACGCCGCGCTCGCGGAGTTCCTCCAGACGCGCCCGTGGACCCACCGCTACGATTTGGTGAGTGGACTGGCGGGGCTGGGTGCCTACGCGCTGGAGCGCCTTCCCCGCCCCGGCGCCCGCCAGTGTCTGGAGCAGGTGGTGGCCCGGCTGGGCGAGCTCGCCGAGCCCGTGGAGGATGGCGTCCGTTGGAAGACGCCGCCCTGGCACATCGCGGAAGAGGCCCGGGCGCACTACCCCCAGGGCGGCTTCAACCTGGGCGTCGCGCATGGCATCCCCGCCGTGCTCGGCGTGCTCGCGGAGGCCGTGGCCGCGGGCGTCGCGGAGCCCTCCGCGCGGAAGCTGCTTCAGGGCGGTTGGACGTGGCTGATGCGGCAGCGCGCTCCCGATGATGCCGCCGCGCGCTTCCCCACGCGCCTCGACGCCAACGGCGAGCCACACGGCTGGCCGGGCCGTCCCGCGTGGTGCTACGGCGACCCCGGCATCGCGCTCACCCTCCATGGCATCGCCCGCGCCGTGGGGAATGCCGACTGGGAGCGGGAGGCCCTCGCGCTCTGCCGCGAGTCGGTGGAGCGGTGGAGCCGCACCGAGCTCGTGAGGGACGCGTGCCTCTGCCACGGCGCGGCGGGGCTCGCGCACCTGTACAACCGGCTCTTCCAGACCACGGGCGAGCGCATCTTCGAGGACGCGGCGCGCCGCTGGCTGCACCATGCCCTCTCGCTGCGGAAGCCGGACGTGGGCATCGGCGGCTTCCAGACGCTGGAGTCCGCGCCCGGCGGCGGTGAGGAATGGACGGACCTGCCGGGGCTGCTCGCCGGAGCCACCGGCATCGCCCTGGTCCTCCTGGCGGTGGCGACTCCAGTGGAGCCCGGGTGGGACCGCCTGCTGCTCATGTCTCCTCCGCCCTTCGCCCCGGCCCGTTCATGA
- a CDS encoding lantibiotic dehydratase: protein MTAPLAALPGYTTSGFFVLRSPLLPFDALLAWSAGAGEDRALLRGRLEENLARGELREALFLASPSLDEGLAEWHRAPESEWGQKVERALVRYWQRMAARATPFGLFAGHTVGTLGPSTRLTLEARETYRRHTRLDMDYVSALSERLAREPALREALRYRPNSSLYRSAGKLRYAESHMTGRTRAYQLVAVEPTDYLEATLERARPGAPLSELVQALVDADPDVAREEAEAYVSMLVDHQLLVPELPPRVTGPEPLDELLARLAPVPALVDYHQRLERVRSALADLDASPPGSAPSVYRAIARELEALPTPVEPSRLFQVDLVKPGAALTLGPPVVEEMARGAALLHRISHASESPSLRRFREAFVQRYEGREVPLVEALDDDVGIGFEAGNPIFAEGSPLLRGLDFPADAAEARQPWGPGQAHLQHRVTELLRSGAHALELDEADLKALENPRPGPLPEAFSIMAGVLAASPADLDAGRFQVVLESVLGPSGALLLGRFCHVDPELHRHVEAHLRTEEALHPDALFAELVHLPEGRVGNVISRPVLRDYELVYLGHSGAPVAKQIPITDLRVSVQGRRIVLRSASLGREVLPRMTHVHNFGGAHLRPYTFLATLQQEGVSPGLRWTWGPLSDSAFLPRVTAGRLILFRARWRLLATTLRALGEVPEAERFQATQRLRAELRLPRFVGVEDRDNVLPVDLDNALSIDTFVHLVKDRTHAVLVELLTEGLCVQGPEGRFVHELVVPFVRTTPLARQPPRATSPVRPIPIGRVFAPGSEWLYAKLYTGTATADAVLRDVVAPVAREALASGAANQWFFIRYGDPDWHVRVRFQGNPARLRTEVLARLHEALAPSLGAGLVHRVQLDTYEREVERYGGDEGLLISEHLFHVDSEAALELLDTCVGEAGADARWRLTLRGIDALLDDLGLDLEARRQLLEGLREAHGKEFQVDGAFERQLGERFRAHRRELEALLWNPPSPESPLAPGLAVLRRRSERNAPLMERLKALSLEGMLGQPLPHVAASLAHMHANRMLRSAARAQELVLYDFLHRLYESRVARQRRGV, encoded by the coding sequence ATGACCGCTCCGCTCGCCGCGCTGCCCGGCTACACGACGTCGGGGTTCTTCGTCCTCCGCTCGCCCCTGCTGCCCTTCGACGCGCTCCTCGCCTGGAGCGCGGGCGCCGGCGAGGACCGTGCCCTGCTCCGCGGCCGCCTCGAGGAGAACCTCGCGCGCGGAGAGCTTCGCGAGGCGCTCTTCCTCGCTTCCCCTTCGCTCGACGAAGGCCTGGCCGAGTGGCACCGCGCGCCCGAGAGCGAGTGGGGCCAGAAGGTCGAACGCGCGCTGGTGCGCTACTGGCAGCGCATGGCCGCGCGGGCCACGCCCTTCGGCCTCTTCGCGGGCCACACCGTGGGCACCCTGGGCCCGAGCACCCGCCTCACGCTGGAGGCCCGCGAGACGTACCGCCGCCACACGCGGCTGGACATGGACTACGTCAGCGCTCTGTCGGAGCGACTCGCCCGCGAGCCCGCGCTGCGAGAGGCCCTGCGCTACCGGCCCAACTCCAGCCTCTACCGGAGCGCCGGGAAGCTGCGCTACGCCGAGTCGCACATGACGGGGCGCACGCGCGCCTACCAGCTGGTCGCCGTGGAGCCCACGGACTACCTGGAGGCCACGCTGGAGCGGGCCCGCCCCGGAGCGCCGCTCTCCGAGCTGGTCCAGGCCCTCGTCGACGCGGACCCCGACGTGGCTCGCGAGGAGGCGGAGGCCTACGTCAGCATGCTGGTGGACCACCAGCTCCTCGTGCCGGAGCTGCCGCCCCGCGTGACGGGCCCCGAGCCCCTCGATGAGCTGCTCGCGCGGCTGGCGCCCGTGCCCGCCCTGGTCGACTACCACCAGCGCCTGGAGCGCGTCCGGAGCGCGCTGGCGGACCTGGATGCCTCGCCTCCTGGCAGCGCGCCTTCTGTCTACCGCGCCATCGCCCGGGAGCTGGAGGCGCTCCCCACGCCCGTCGAGCCGAGCCGCCTCTTCCAGGTGGACCTGGTGAAGCCCGGCGCGGCGCTCACGCTGGGACCTCCGGTGGTGGAGGAGATGGCCCGGGGCGCGGCCCTGCTCCACCGCATCAGCCACGCCTCGGAGTCACCGTCCCTGCGCCGCTTCCGCGAGGCCTTCGTGCAGCGCTACGAGGGACGCGAGGTGCCGCTCGTAGAGGCGCTGGACGATGACGTGGGCATCGGCTTCGAGGCGGGCAATCCCATCTTCGCGGAGGGCAGCCCGCTCCTGCGGGGGCTCGACTTTCCCGCCGACGCCGCGGAGGCACGCCAGCCCTGGGGGCCGGGACAGGCCCACCTCCAGCACCGGGTGACGGAGCTGCTGCGCTCCGGCGCGCACGCATTGGAGCTGGACGAGGCGGACCTGAAGGCCCTGGAGAACCCACGGCCGGGCCCGCTGCCGGAGGCCTTCTCCATCATGGCGGGCGTGCTGGCCGCGTCCCCGGCGGACCTCGACGCGGGCAGGTTCCAGGTGGTGCTGGAGTCGGTGCTGGGGCCGTCCGGCGCGCTGCTGCTGGGGCGCTTCTGTCACGTGGATCCGGAGCTGCACCGGCACGTGGAGGCCCACCTGCGCACGGAGGAGGCACTGCATCCGGACGCGCTCTTCGCGGAGCTGGTCCATCTGCCCGAGGGGCGCGTGGGCAACGTCATCAGCCGCCCCGTCCTGCGCGACTATGAGCTCGTGTACCTGGGGCACTCAGGCGCGCCGGTGGCGAAGCAGATACCCATCACCGACCTGCGCGTCTCCGTCCAGGGCCGGCGCATCGTCCTGCGGTCCGCCAGCCTGGGGCGTGAAGTCCTGCCCCGCATGACACACGTCCACAACTTCGGCGGGGCCCACCTGCGGCCCTACACCTTCCTGGCCACGCTCCAGCAGGAGGGCGTGTCCCCGGGCCTGCGGTGGACGTGGGGCCCGCTCTCCGACAGCGCCTTCCTTCCCCGCGTCACCGCCGGAAGGCTCATCCTCTTCCGCGCCCGCTGGCGCCTGCTGGCCACGACGCTGCGGGCCCTGGGCGAAGTGCCCGAAGCGGAACGCTTCCAGGCCACGCAGCGCCTCCGCGCCGAGCTGCGGCTACCCCGCTTCGTGGGTGTCGAGGACCGGGACAACGTGCTGCCCGTGGACCTGGACAACGCGCTGAGCATCGACACCTTCGTCCACCTGGTGAAGGACCGGACGCACGCGGTGCTGGTGGAGCTGCTCACGGAAGGGCTCTGCGTCCAGGGCCCCGAGGGGCGCTTCGTGCACGAGCTGGTGGTGCCCTTCGTGCGCACGACGCCCCTGGCCCGACAGCCGCCGCGCGCCACGTCGCCGGTGCGGCCCATTCCCATCGGCCGTGTCTTCGCACCGGGCTCGGAGTGGCTCTACGCGAAGCTCTACACGGGCACGGCCACCGCCGACGCCGTCCTGCGCGACGTGGTTGCCCCGGTGGCGAGGGAGGCGCTGGCCTCCGGCGCGGCGAACCAATGGTTCTTCATCCGCTACGGAGACCCGGACTGGCATGTGCGGGTGCGCTTCCAGGGCAACCCGGCGCGGCTCCGGACGGAGGTGCTGGCGCGTCTGCACGAAGCGCTGGCGCCGTCGCTGGGCGCGGGGCTCGTCCACCGCGTCCAGCTGGACACGTACGAGCGCGAGGTGGAGCGCTACGGCGGCGACGAGGGACTCCTGATCTCCGAGCACCTCTTCCACGTGGACAGTGAAGCCGCGCTGGAGCTGCTCGACACCTGTGTGGGTGAGGCAGGCGCGGACGCGCGCTGGCGCCTCACGCTGCGTGGCATCGACGCGCTCCTCGATGACCTCGGCCTGGACCTGGAGGCCCGGCGTCAGCTCCTCGAGGGACTGCGCGAGGCCCATGGGAAGGAGTTCCAGGTGGACGGCGCCTTCGAGCGGCAACTGGGCGAGCGCTTCCGCGCGCACCGCCGGGAGCTGGAGGCGCTGCTCTGGAATCCACCGTCTCCGGAGAGCCCGCTTGCACCTGGGCTGGCGGTGCTGCGACGGCGCTCGGAGCGCAACGCGCCGCTCATGGAGCGACTGAAGGCGCTCTCGCTCGAGGGGATGCTGGGGCAGCCGCTGCCCCATGTGGCGGCGAGCCTGGCCCACATGCATGCCAACCGGATGTTGCGCTCGGCCGCGCGGGCGCAGGAGCTGGTGCTGTATGACTTCCTGCACCGGCTCTACGAGTCGCGGGTGGCCCGCCAGCGCCGGGGAGTCTGA
- a CDS encoding MupA/Atu3671 family FMN-dependent luciferase-like monooxygenase produces the protein MTATVESPSCFIIGEGTLVVPCAEALQEHGVRILGLVTREPSLQKWAEAQGIQHVPPGDGVLPFLSATPFDWLFSIVNLSLVKDEVLRLPRRMAINFHDGPLPRYAGLNVTSWALLHRESQHGVTWHEMTSGADKGRILKQRLFELAPNETAFSLNARCYTLGMETFAELAAELVEGRVDSVEQDFSRRSYFGMAKRPDAAALLDPHGDVEDARALVAALDYGGYPNPLAFAKLWLGSAPVAVSEALRVEEGSDASPGYIVAIEGDALTLAFGGGDLVLKGPKGLCGAPLSWAELLGSRNLAVGDLLQPVSPELLARLTEVGTVAGKAEAFFLGRLETLAPPDLPFLGGSSKEEGTHSLTLSVSEVASGWASDLPPDERLLFTAAAFLSRLSPEPRFDVGFSDSGTRARVRDVEGFFASQLPLRLALPMKEAPEAAASAFRKALAQLREKGVMSRDLLGRSPQLAGLSRHMGEVAYPVALRISAPGELGHAVPGAALTVVVDAEGTQAQWLFDASRVEQGRVSELSRQLSAFLASLRESPGRPLDEHDLLGAEERALLAKWNDTTRELPGDATFHSLFRAQAQRTPDATALICRGTSLTYRELDERSDELARHLRGAGVGRDVRVGIFMERSLEMMVGVVATHKAGGCYVPLDPAYPAERIAFMVEDSGCHLVLTQERLLAQVPRAARQVLAVDSAWERIAASEDAQTPPAGPDSLAYVIYTSGSTGRPKGVMIEHRNFVNFGLGMDERLGTERGTWLAVTSLNFDISVLELLWTLTRGFTVVIHAERHGGAQEGKHGSRAMDFSLFYFSSDEGERPEGRYDLLLESARFADANGFRAVWTPERHFHAFGGLFPNPAVTSAALAAVTRNVQLRAGSLVSPLHPTLRIAEDWAVVDNISHGRVGISFAAGWQPNDFALRPENFAGRKRVMFQQIEDVRRLWRGETLETKSGTGGTVKLRTLPRPVQKELPIWVTTAGNPETFEEAARAGCHVLTHLLGQTPEEVAQKIALYRETWRKAGHRGQGTVTLMLHTFVGESEASVKEVVRGPMKAYLKSSVSLIKEAAWSFPAFKAQTTLANGNFGTDNLSAEEMDALLEFSFERYFQTSGLFGSVDACVAFVDKLKGMDVDEVACLVDFGVPTELVMKHLPLLAQVLQRSNASAGVKPVEDDGVDGSVPALLERHAVTHLQCTPSQASMLLAEERARAGLTRLKKMMVGGEAFPVPLARQLSEVVSGDVLNMYGPTETTIWSSTYAVKNVGEGVPIGTPIANTQLHVLDARRRPLPIGAVGELYIGGAGVVRGYHQRPELDRERFVADPFSSRPGARMYRTGDAARWRQDGVVEFIGRLDHQVKVRGFRIELGEIEARLGEHPAVRETVVVVREDTPGDKRLVAYLIAKPGEPPASEALRDFLRSRLPDYMVPQAFVTLSAFPQTPNKKVDRKALPAPEQAQARGGFTRPESETETMLAGIWQEVLKLDKVGVEDKFADLGGHSLLMVQVLEKLKSKVERPLTLVDLFRYPTIRALSTFLSGDSGEAQALKDVAARGAARRALHQRRRR, from the coding sequence ATGACCGCGACCGTCGAGTCGCCTTCCTGCTTCATCATCGGAGAGGGCACCCTCGTCGTCCCCTGCGCCGAGGCGCTCCAGGAGCACGGCGTGCGGATTCTCGGGCTCGTCACCCGCGAGCCGTCCCTCCAGAAGTGGGCGGAGGCCCAGGGCATTCAACACGTGCCGCCTGGGGACGGAGTGCTGCCCTTCCTCTCCGCCACGCCCTTCGACTGGCTCTTCAGCATCGTCAACCTGAGCCTGGTGAAGGACGAGGTGCTGCGGCTTCCGCGTCGCATGGCCATCAACTTCCACGACGGTCCGCTGCCGCGCTACGCGGGCCTCAACGTCACCTCGTGGGCGCTGCTGCACCGCGAGTCCCAGCACGGCGTCACGTGGCACGAGATGACCTCGGGCGCGGACAAGGGGCGCATCCTCAAGCAGCGCCTCTTCGAGCTCGCGCCCAACGAGACGGCCTTCAGCCTCAACGCGCGCTGCTACACGCTGGGCATGGAGACCTTCGCGGAGCTGGCCGCCGAGCTCGTCGAAGGCCGCGTGGATTCCGTCGAGCAGGACTTCTCCCGGCGCAGCTACTTCGGCATGGCGAAGCGGCCGGACGCGGCGGCGCTGTTGGACCCGCATGGCGACGTGGAGGATGCGCGCGCGCTGGTGGCGGCGCTGGACTACGGTGGCTATCCCAACCCGCTCGCCTTCGCGAAGCTGTGGCTGGGCAGCGCGCCGGTGGCCGTGTCCGAAGCGCTCCGGGTGGAGGAGGGCTCCGACGCGAGCCCGGGCTACATCGTCGCGATTGAGGGCGACGCGCTGACGCTGGCCTTCGGCGGTGGCGACCTCGTGTTGAAGGGGCCGAAGGGACTGTGCGGCGCGCCGCTGTCGTGGGCCGAGTTGCTGGGCTCGCGCAACCTCGCGGTGGGTGATTTGCTGCAGCCGGTCTCTCCGGAGTTGCTCGCGCGCTTGACTGAAGTGGGCACGGTGGCGGGCAAGGCGGAGGCGTTCTTCCTCGGGCGGTTGGAGACGCTGGCGCCTCCGGACCTGCCGTTCCTGGGCGGAAGCTCGAAGGAGGAGGGCACGCACTCGCTGACGCTCTCTGTCAGCGAGGTTGCCTCGGGCTGGGCTTCGGACCTGCCGCCCGACGAGCGGCTCCTCTTCACCGCTGCGGCCTTCCTGTCGCGCCTGTCTCCCGAGCCGCGCTTCGACGTGGGCTTCAGTGACTCCGGTACGCGCGCTCGGGTGCGGGACGTGGAGGGCTTCTTCGCCTCGCAGCTCCCGCTCCGGTTGGCGCTGCCGATGAAGGAGGCGCCGGAGGCCGCGGCATCCGCATTCCGCAAGGCGCTGGCGCAGCTTCGCGAGAAGGGCGTCATGTCGAGGGATTTGCTCGGCCGCTCACCTCAGCTCGCCGGGCTGTCGCGCCACATGGGTGAAGTGGCTTATCCCGTCGCCCTGCGCATCTCCGCGCCGGGGGAGCTGGGCCATGCCGTGCCCGGCGCGGCGCTCACCGTCGTCGTGGACGCGGAGGGCACCCAGGCGCAGTGGCTCTTCGACGCCTCACGGGTGGAGCAGGGCCGCGTCTCCGAACTGTCTCGCCAGCTCTCCGCGTTCCTCGCGTCACTGCGTGAATCTCCTGGCAGGCCCCTGGACGAGCACGACCTGCTGGGCGCGGAGGAGCGTGCGCTGCTCGCGAAGTGGAACGACACCACCCGCGAGCTACCTGGGGACGCCACCTTCCATTCGCTCTTCCGGGCTCAGGCACAGCGCACTCCTGACGCGACGGCCCTCATCTGCCGGGGCACGTCGCTGACGTATCGCGAGCTGGATGAGCGCAGCGACGAGCTCGCCCGCCATCTGCGCGGCGCGGGTGTGGGCCGCGACGTGCGCGTGGGCATCTTCATGGAGCGCTCACTGGAGATGATGGTGGGCGTGGTGGCCACCCACAAGGCGGGCGGTTGCTACGTGCCGCTGGACCCGGCGTACCCGGCGGAGCGCATCGCCTTCATGGTGGAGGACTCGGGCTGCCATCTGGTGCTCACGCAGGAGCGGTTGCTCGCGCAGGTGCCCCGGGCCGCGCGGCAGGTGCTCGCGGTGGACTCGGCGTGGGAGCGCATTGCTGCTTCCGAAGATGCTCAGACGCCTCCGGCCGGGCCCGACAGCCTTGCGTATGTCATCTACACCTCCGGCAGCACGGGCCGCCCGAAGGGCGTGATGATTGAGCACCGCAACTTCGTGAACTTCGGCCTCGGCATGGACGAGCGCCTGGGCACGGAGCGTGGCACGTGGCTCGCCGTCACCAGCCTCAACTTCGACATCTCCGTGCTGGAGCTCCTGTGGACGCTCACCCGTGGCTTCACGGTGGTCATCCACGCGGAGCGGCACGGCGGCGCGCAGGAGGGGAAGCACGGCTCGCGCGCGATGGACTTCAGCCTCTTCTACTTCTCCAGCGACGAGGGCGAGCGGCCCGAGGGGCGCTACGATTTGCTGCTGGAGAGCGCGCGCTTCGCGGACGCGAATGGCTTCCGCGCGGTGTGGACGCCGGAGCGGCACTTCCATGCCTTCGGCGGACTGTTCCCCAACCCGGCGGTGACGTCGGCGGCTCTGGCGGCGGTGACTCGCAACGTGCAGCTCCGTGCGGGCAGCCTCGTGTCGCCGCTGCACCCCACGCTGCGCATCGCCGAGGACTGGGCCGTGGTGGACAACATCTCCCACGGCCGCGTGGGCATCTCGTTCGCGGCGGGCTGGCAGCCCAATGACTTCGCGCTGCGGCCGGAGAACTTCGCGGGCCGCAAGCGCGTCATGTTCCAGCAAATCGAAGACGTGCGCAGGCTGTGGCGCGGCGAGACGCTGGAGACGAAGAGCGGCACCGGCGGCACGGTGAAGCTGCGCACGCTGCCCAGGCCCGTGCAGAAGGAGTTGCCCATCTGGGTCACCACTGCCGGCAATCCGGAGACATTCGAAGAGGCTGCGCGCGCGGGCTGTCACGTGCTGACGCACCTGCTCGGCCAGACGCCAGAGGAAGTCGCGCAGAAGATTGCCCTCTACCGTGAGACGTGGCGCAAGGCAGGCCACCGGGGGCAGGGCACGGTGACGCTGATGCTGCACACCTTCGTCGGTGAATCCGAGGCCTCGGTGAAGGAGGTGGTGCGCGGCCCGATGAAGGCGTACCTCAAGTCGTCGGTGAGCCTCATCAAGGAGGCTGCCTGGAGCTTCCCGGCGTTCAAGGCGCAGACGACGCTGGCCAATGGCAACTTCGGCACCGACAACCTCTCCGCCGAGGAGATGGACGCATTGCTCGAGTTCTCCTTCGAGCGCTACTTCCAGACGTCCGGCCTCTTCGGCAGCGTGGATGCCTGCGTCGCCTTCGTCGACAAGCTGAAGGGCATGGACGTGGACGAGGTGGCCTGCCTCGTGGACTTCGGCGTGCCGACGGAGTTGGTGATGAAGCACCTGCCGCTGCTGGCCCAGGTGCTCCAGCGCTCCAACGCCAGCGCGGGCGTGAAGCCGGTGGAGGATGACGGGGTGGATGGCTCCGTGCCCGCGCTGCTGGAGCGCCACGCGGTGACGCACCTCCAGTGCACGCCGTCGCAGGCGAGCATGCTGCTGGCCGAGGAGCGTGCTCGCGCGGGCCTGACGCGGCTGAAGAAGATGATGGTGGGCGGCGAGGCCTTCCCCGTCCCCCTGGCTCGGCAGCTTTCCGAGGTCGTGTCCGGTGACGTGCTCAACATGTACGGGCCCACGGAGACGACCATCTGGTCCTCGACGTACGCGGTGAAGAATGTGGGAGAGGGAGTGCCCATCGGCACGCCCATCGCGAACACGCAGCTCCATGTGCTGGATGCTCGGCGGCGTCCGCTGCCCATCGGCGCGGTGGGTGAGCTGTACATCGGCGGCGCGGGTGTGGTGCGCGGCTATCACCAGCGGCCGGAGCTGGACCGCGAGCGCTTCGTCGCGGACCCGTTCTCCTCGCGGCCGGGCGCGCGCATGTACCGCACGGGGGATGCGGCGCGGTGGCGGCAGGACGGCGTGGTGGAGTTCATCGGCCGCCTGGACCATCAGGTGAAGGTGCGTGGGTTCCGCATCGAGCTGGGCGAAATCGAGGCGCGGCTCGGCGAGCACCCGGCGGTGCGCGAGACGGTGGTGGTGGTGCGCGAGGACACTCCGGGCGACAAGCGGCTCGTGGCGTATCTCATCGCGAAGCCGGGCGAGCCTCCGGCGTCGGAGGCGCTGCGCGACTTCCTGCGCTCACGGCTGCCAGACTACATGGTGCCGCAAGCCTTCGTCACGCTGAGCGCGTTCCCGCAGACGCCGAACAAGAAGGTGGACCGCAAGGCGCTGCCGGCGCCGGAGCAGGCACAGGCGCGCGGAGGCTTCACGCGCCCGGAGAGCGAGACGGAGACGATGCTCGCCGGCATCTGGCAGGAGGTGTTGAAGCTCGACAAGGTGGGTGTGGAGGACAAGTTTGCCGACCTGGGCGGGCACTCGCTGCTGATGGTGCAGGTGCTGGAGAAGCTGAAGTCGAAGGTGGAACGGCCACTGACGCTGGTGGACCTGTTCCGCTATCCGACCATCCGCGCGCTCTCCACGTTCCTCTCCGGCGACAGTGGGGAGGCGCAGGCGCTGAAGGATGTGGCGGCACGAGGCGCTGCTCGGCGCGCGCTGCACCAGCGGCGTCGCAGATAG